The Erigeron canadensis isolate Cc75 chromosome 1, C_canadensis_v1, whole genome shotgun sequence genome segment ATAACTACatattttaatctaatggtccggtttggtttAAATGGTTAATTCAATCTTTAAAACCATAAACCAAACCATAAGAATGGTTTATTGGAAGAAAAAACCACCGGTTTAAATTTTTGATGTCAAACCGACCAAACCGTACAATTGGTTTGGTTTAGTTGGTTTTATTGGTTTCGACCAAACCATGCACATCCCTAGTGGGAAATTCAGAAAAGCAAACAGTAAACCAGCCAACCAGATAATAATAATCTTCGAGATACATGTAATCATTTTCATATTGAATCAACTTGACGGTCCACCCATAATTCCAATCCGATACAATTCCAAAAATAgagaattttgtgtgtgtgtgtgttttttttttttgagattgCATGGACCAGAATGCAGATTAAAATATCTATTAGAATAATAATCATGAGTTTATAGTAATTTTGTCCCCCGTACATTCATAAAGTCATAACAAATGTACATTCCCTATTTCCAACTCTATATGATGTCTTATTATGAAAACaatgatcaaacaaattgattCAATTATACCGAGTATTATTGACTTCATCTTTAGCCTAATATTAATCGTCTTTAATTCGTGGATAAAACAACTCAAAAGTGAACTAAGTTAATTCCTTTTCTAGTAATTGTAGTTATACCTTCGACGAATCACTaactaattaacatttttttagtgatatattttttatttatatttatctattagCTAGTTCTTACTAATACTTATACACTATACAGACGTACGAATACTTATTTTTAATTGTATCCATGTTAGGCTTATTGATTAACAAGCAACTAAGAATTGTATGTCAGCTAGCTTGCAATAATGATTAAGGAGAATGTCAATAATCTATATGTAACTCTTCCCATGTgcattttttatgaattaactATAACCTTATTGAATTCTcctttttttgttattaagATATAAAGGTAATACAATAACTTTtgtatctaaattttttttttttttaaatttattgcTACGGATCATtgaatatattttcaaaaaatattgcTATACCAAAAGTCAAATGGAAATGCACATCCAATATTAGCCGTCAGAAATTATGAAATCGCATGTGGGGGCTAGGGTGGAAATATTTGTTAATGTCAGAACAAAATCAACACAATCTCCCGTTGATTAATCCATAACCCCCGCACCTTTGAAAGTGCAtagtttaactaattaaaagaaTTTTCATTTGACTGctattaatcaatttattatCAACATATGCAAGCCAATTTTAAATCGTTTAATAACATTATTAAATCTTAATAATGTTAGTACGTGCTTGAAAAAGATTATTATTGTTGTGTTAGCTATTAAAAAAATTCGGAATTTCGATACAATATATTCTGTGATCAGTGCTGGATTGATAGGCTAGGCAAGGCACATGGTTCAAATACTAATTGATGGAGTTTTAAACGgaagattaattaattaggaCCATTGACCTTTGACAGTCTTGTTcaaatcttatattttttatgatgatCAAAACAAGTAAACAATTCGGATAAGTTTTAGCCAGAGAGAGAGACCATCGGATGATCCATATGATCTATGGATCATTAAATTGGGCCGATAGCTGTGGGCTCTGTCCTATTGTTACCACTCGGTTGATCTATGTTGTCACTCAAGCCACCTTATGGGTCATTTGATGTTAagcttattttttcttattttcataTTTCGGTTCACCTTAAAATTTTGTTGGCTTAGCCATATATAGAATTAAATGAGATCTATATAACCTTAGTATGTATTTATTGCTTTTTGACTAGTTATTTGACATTTAAAAATATCATGAAACAATATTCTAGCCCCATCAGCGTTTAGGTTGTTGGTAGTTAAGTTTCAGTAAAAATAGCATGTTTAGGGTCATCTGATAAATTTTGGGAATCTAATGTGATACGTCATGAGATACTTAGATATTCATTGTTATCTCTATTATCTCGTATAAAGCATTAATGACATTTTTATAATCTCTTACATTTTTAAAAGGCAAAATTTCTAAATTCTCTAACATTCCTTGTTATAAAAAAGGTCAATTAGCAGTTTAGTCTCCGAAAATGTAAAAAGTTTTATGGCCTTAGTTGAAAATAAACAATGAGCCTATAAAATAgcaaatcaattatataaaataattataacagCATCATATTAGAACAATAAACTTTTACGtcatttaaaacaataatataatatagttcatatttttatatactagTTTAGTAACCCGTATATTACGCGagcagataaaaaaaaaattttactttaatttacctaaaattgtttgtatatgtcatgtagggcaataataaaaaaaacaaaaaacttaaatGAAAGCATATAACCCATTTGCAtgtagataaataaaatatttaaaagtgaagaCATTTAATGGAGaaatagaaaatcaaaacataattagatatgatgtcataaattaattaaataaaaataaataattagtaaGAAAATATCTAAAAATGACAAGTAGATTTTGTTCTAATAAAAATGACATTATCacaatgttcttttatttatcATTGTCTAGTCTAGTGTCTTCTTCTTTAATTTATTGGGCTTTATTAATGACCGTCATAAAAGTAGTCTATATAAACACTTTGGGTGCATTATAACAATAGTTAAtcacccgggtttaacccgggcatgttaattaaaattttaaaattataaaatatattaaaaatttatgtaatatttgttcttaaaacattataacttgatataaatctaatgattcaactaacacaataattatatagttaataaatcaactaaataaaaaaaatattttatttttgtaatattatataagagagaacttttattctttaaataaatgattaatattttattaaacatgtaaagggttatttctattttatctatatatgacataataattaaataaaaagttttttaaggtgaaatataaatttaccacatcaaaaactttttaaaactacttataaaaaacaatcttcttttattatatatagagaaaagaCGAGAAGAGAAGAgattacatatttataaattaactcTTAACAACTCCGGACAAgctaaaagaaatatatttccAAGTAGTAAATATCCCGAGGTTTAACAAGAAAAATGGACAAAGTTAAATGGATACATGTAATACGAGTAAAAAATATCGAATGTATATCGAATAACCTCTTTaatgaaaaagtataaaatttgaagaacacccatacaatttttatatttgccgatatacggtttttgatataaaagattttgaatgaattaaaggaataaaaatgatttatggaggagagataAGAAAATGAGTAGTttagatttgaggagagagaaaaaaatgagtggttgagatttaagggtattatagatacatttagtagagatgtttaaattagtgaataaagaagatgagtAAGTTATGTAGTTTAAATCATCTTTTGGGAgtttaaaaaaagacaaaatgcttatagtatagatagatagataaatatatctagctatactcctttataaaaattattcacCCCTACAAGCTATATAAGTAGAAAGTATTACTTAAATGTTACATACAAAAGTAATAAATTGCTTTTAATAAGCATCCACTATGGAAAAAGTTTTTCTAAATTGTTAAATTTACCCCTAATGAATAAACTTACACccaaaacctttattttaataattaacactttaagtccttatctttttaaatatttcacttTCACTTTTACATCAATCTACGCCACTTGACACTGCCACCATCACCAAAATACCGTCatcgacaccactagaccgccgTTTTCGCCACCATCGCCGCATTGAGAGGGTACCATGCTGGTACTCctgtataaaaattatcacactcctcttttttaaaaatagttacacaatagttacatacaaaattactaaattaccccCAATAAACACTCATTATTGAaggagttttttttataaaataccaaatttgcccttaatgaattaatttacactctaaacctttattttaataattaacactttaaatccttatattctaaaaatttccactatcataattacatcaacctatacCGGCCActtgacaccaccaccaccaccaatagtaccatcaccgacaccactagaccgtcttctccatcaccaccaatagtaccatcaccgacaagTTATTTACTTGTTTTTTATAACCTCTCTTCTTAGTTTGAACTAATTTGAAGTAAAACTAGAGTTTCTTGTGGCACTTTTACTTAAACTACAAAATCTAAACATATCCAAAACTTAAACACAAGCTATGAAAGGTTCATATTTCATTAACTATTTATCAGATAATATTTTCTTGATAATACTTCTCATCACTTCGACCATCACTTTCGTTTCCGCCAAGGAAAAAACAAGCACCGAATTCATAATTAGAAGGTCGTGCAAAATGACGACATACCCTACACTCTAATTCAACTCATTGTCAACTCGAGCAGCGCGCTGCAATCCAAACAAGCCCAAAGTTACTAGCTCAAACAGCATTACCAGTGTCCCTTGACGTACACTACTCTCTACATGGTATGACTCCGATAGAGGTTTCTGCCATGAAAGACTGCATTGAGTTGTTGAGTGATTCGGTGTATGAATTGAAAAGATCAATTGAGGAGATGAACCGGCTTGGTTCCAAAGATCACACGCTTGTAATGAGAGATATACAAAAAGGTGGGTTAGTTCAGCTATGACGGATGAAGACACGTACGTGCTCTGAAGGGTTTGTGAATGACccgaaaatgaaaaatgtggGTTAGTTCCATATAACCAATTTGGTTCCCTTTCTTATACCCCTCAGACTTGACACACATATCTCACAATTTGATTCAGCGCGTCCATAGGCCCAGTCACGACCcagttttaaaagttaaaaattactCATATTTGAAAAGGGCCAAGCCCATTGGCCTCAACACTAATAATAATctcattataataattattactcgtataaaaaCACGTACATACAAAATAACCCTAAAACTatcacattaattaataatctagctaattaattaagaaagaaagaatggcGGGCAGCAGCATGCCAATCGAAATCCAAGAGGAAATCATAAAAAGGATTCCTGATGTGAAATCGTTGGTTCGATTTCGATCGGTTTCAAAAGCATGGAAGTCTGTTATTGATAGCCCCTCGTTTGTCAATGATCACACCCGGCAGTGTCAACACCATCCTCGCCATCAACTCGTAACCTACGGAAGATGGAAGTCGTTAGTTCACGATTACATATATTCATCTGCAGTTGTAGATGACGATGATAGTTTCTGCCAACAAGAGGTCATGAGGCCGACTATATTATATCCCGCTCCCGCTGATGGAAGTATACAAAGAAGCAGTAGCTCTCATGGCTTGGTCTGCGTTTACCCTTTCATAGAAAGGTGTTGGGAAACTACTGCCACTGCTGTGATTTGGAATCCTGCAATAACTAGAAAACCGATTTCCATTGATGTTACTATTCCTAGTTCATTGCCTCATTACAATAAGGGTGTTGTTGGTTTTGGGGTCTGTCCTCGCACTCTTGACCCTAAGCTTGTCAAGATTACACGGGATGATCATGACTACACAATCCCTTGGCAAGTTGAGGTTTATACATTAAGCTCGGGAATTTGGAGAAGTATTAATCACAATCTGCCTCCTCGTACATTGGGATTTCACTTCGAACATGTGGTTGTAGATCATGGGTTTATTTATTGGCTTTCTACGTATTTTGATGATGAATTTCAGCAGGAACTTAATATGATTATGTCGTTTGATGTAACAACCGAAGAGTTTGTACTAGTATACCTTCCTGATAGCTTAGCAACTTATAGGCTTGTGGATGTGGTTTTAAGTACACGAATGGATTCTCTTGTTGTGATTGAAAAACCCTGTTATGGTGTATGGAAGATGGAGGAGCATGGTGTAACAAGAACGTTTACAAAGCTATTCCACATTCGCACACCAGCTGAGGAAACAGTACTAGATAGGGTGCACGGATTTAGGAATAATGGCGAACCTATTATTGAAGTCATTAATCATCAGTTGCAAAATCGTGGGCTTTATGCATATGAACCCTTGTTGGGACGGACGATCAAGTTTACCGGAATTGATATTGATAAGGAAGAAGAACTTATAAAGTGTGTGACTTCCTACACGGAAACTCTACTATTGTTTGATCAATAAGCTAAGGACGAATTAAGATTATTACAACACTGCAAGGCGTGGAGTTAGAGAACCAACAATGTACACCTTCCTATCAGGCCGGCTAGGTATATATCACATTTTGTACATCTTCAAAATAAATGTTACGAAATAAGAGTCTTGCACTTAAATTGTCCTCTTGTGTTTGAACCTAGGAAAAGCAGAACTATGATTCTGGAGCTCATAAGTTTTGATCTTGTATCCAAAGctttattaatgttttttaatttactgAAGCCAAGAACTGAATCAAAGACGCCTACAGGGCTTTGCGAagaatatacataaaaaattaagaaacattTTTGCGGTTAAAAAGTTATTAGAAGCTTGAATTAGGAACTCACTTCCGATGTATAAGTCTCTCTTTTTAGAAGCAGGCTGCGCCTATTTGGCTATTTCAATAGTTGATCGAGTTCCAACAAGTGAACAAGCCAAAACGATACATGCATCTAAAAACTAGCTAGTAGACCCTTAAATTTCTAGACACCTCCAAAGTTGATTGCGATTATTTTTATCCTCACGGGGTCCAACCCTTAAAACATTTCAGTCTTAATTTAGCTCCCTTTCTTGACCCTTCCAACTTGACACACATATCTCAAAATTTGGAACCAATAATATTTTCGTTATGTCGGCCTAAACATATCCAATTTAATGAAAGTTTGATCCTATCGACTCAATTTAGCAACTTGGGCCGATATTTTGCCATATTGCtgttaaataaaaagacaaGAGATTATGGTCCTTTTAATATTTGATAGTGATTGTTCAAGATATTAACTTCTTAAATATCTAACATCTGATTCCTATAAATATAGAGTTTATTTACATGATCTTCATAACAACCTTTCTTCTTGGTTTCCAACTTTGAAGTAAAAAAAGAGTTCTTGTGCACTTTTATTTAAACTACAGTTTCTAAACATATCCAACACACAAAAATAAGCTATGAAAGGTTCATATTCCATCAATAAATCTCTAGCAAATAATGTTCTCCTGATAATACTTCTCTTCACTTCCATCATCACTTTAGTTTCCGCCATTGAAAAAACAAGCACCGAATTCATTAGAACGTCGTGCAAAAAAACAACATACCCTACACTCTGCTTCAACTCGTTGTCAACACGAGCAGGTGCAATCCAAACAAGCCCAAAGCTACTAGCCCAAACAGCATTATCAGTGTCCCTTGACACTACTCTCTCCACATCTTCATCAATGGTTAAATTGTCACAAGTCCATGGCATGACTCCGATAGAGGTTTCTGCCATGAAAGACTGCATTGAGTTGTTGAGTGATTCTGTGTATGAATTGAAAAGGTCAATTGAGGAGATGAACCGGCCGGGTTCCAAAGATCATAAGTTAATAATGAGCGATATACAAACGTGGGTTAGTTCTGCTATGACAGATGAAGACACGTGCTCTGAAGGTTTTGTGAATGACccgaaaatgaaaaatgtggTGAGAGGAAAGATTGTGAATGTTGCGCATATAACTAGCAATGCTTTGGCTTTGATCAATAGTTACGCTTCTCTACACGAATAGTTCATTTCAAATATTAGAAATGCTTTAATCAGTTTGTAGAATATGAATATCATATAGCAAGGCAGCTGAATGCAAATTTATAGCTGCAAATTTTCTAGCACTTATGCAAAACTCAACTCAATATGTGCGAGCTAGCATGAAAATGTGATTTCTAATTATGGTTCTGTTATAGCAAAGTGTAATGTATTGAAACTGTTACTGCAATAGCAAATACAATTTACATTAATGCTTTACCCCATATAATGGTTTCCTTTTTCAATCATAAAATgctaaaatacaaatatgaggGGCCTATATCAATGAGTTGGGTTCTATCATGTTATGGATAATCTGAGGTGGAATGAACCCGTCTCAACTAGGCCCAGTCACTGCCCAGCTTTCAACATCAATGCAAAAAGATAACATTTGATTGGCGTAAACTTGGTTAAAAGCATCTATGTGTCCCTTAATTAAGCCCTTGCAAGATCATGTGTCTTGAAAATAAACTAGattggtacccgcgcaatgcagcggcggtaaCGACGACGGTGATGGTatggttattaacgtaaaagtaatttcattgcggtcAGAGATGTGATGAATTGTCGCGATGGGATATGAAAGGGGAGATGATGGGGACGAattttgagttagggtttttgctatgtgtttctgCGTGAGGGAGTGGTAGAGGTtgatttttttaagggtattttagtcacagtctataaaatgaaaataaaaatatattaagatggAGGGTGAATatgtcatttcaggttcttaaaattaaagaaaaattcttttataaaggagtatagataattaaataaaataagggGCAAAATGGATGAGGTTATCTCTATTCAGGTTATCCGAGTAACGCAAGTGTTTGACTCGGTATTCGTATTTGATAGTGTACCACCTACTTGACTAGGATACATGATGGGACATTATTGACTCATGGGCTTAATTTAGGCCAGAACATGTAAGGCTCATGGCCAACTCTTCAAACCCTTAATCCGATGGCCTTTCTCTATAAATAGGGGACAAAGGCACCAAACCAATTAAGGGAACTTTCTCTCTAATTCCCAAACTCTCAGTTAATGTCTCCCTAGCCTACTTTGATATAGCTCCGGCTCGATCAAATGGGAATTGTCACCCGAAGTAACAACAATATCATCTCACCCGTTAGCCCTTATAAATCTAAGATTCATCCCTAGTACCTAAGTGTAAAAATACGCTTACTAGGCCATCTTGGTGGTGGTTATATTCAGTATTAATTAAAACAACGACGTATTATATTGAACATTAGGCAAATTCAgccaattaaaatatattactgAATACAAAGATGATAGGTACAAAACTACAAACTAAACACACAATTAATGTTTATGTCAATGAGAAAGTTAAAATGAGCTTCTCACGTACAGAAGGATTTGTTGGGAGGGCGTTACAGAAAACAGGACAGATCGAGCCTGTCCAAATCGGATACACCAAATAGTCTGGAAGCTTAATTTCAATACATTAAGTACAGCCATCTAACTTGAACAGATAACAATAATCATCGTGTCAATTTTAGGCCCCGCTCCAACTTCACATGCAAGCTGAAACCAGTTTAATATCTATGTTGGTTTCAATCTTTGAAAATAACATAGATTAGCGTTTTAAATACACGCAACTTGATAAGATATGGTCTATGTTTAACTCGAACCTTATATGCCAATTGCCAAGTGGTATGAATGGTTGATTGGAACCCATTAGCCCGGCCCACTGCCTGGCCCGACAGTTCGACTTTGAGCACATGCATTGCTATCTTTGTCCCATTTCGATCTACACCCTAGTGATGCCCGGCCTCTCAACTTAGATAATGTTTCATAAatctaaatttataaacttataCAGTTATACCTGTTCATCAGAACTTCGCAGTTTGACTGCTACTTTACTTACCCAAAACTTTGTTTCAACTCGCTTTTCAACTAAAACAGGCGGTGCAATCCCCATCTAACTTCAcgccactatatatatatatatatatatataggagagagatcaaataagaaggtgtctaaaggagagaagggagagaaagtcttatgaaccaatcagaatttgacatgtggatttaaaaaaaaaacgcggtgacatttttgtaaataaatcaaacttttgtcagcctggtt includes the following:
- the LOC122585194 gene encoding 21 kDa protein-like, with the translated sequence MKGSYSINKSLANNVLLIILLFTSIITLVSAIEKTSTEFIRTSCKKTTYPTLCFNSLSTRAGAIQTSPKLLAQTALSVSLDTTLSTSSSMVKLSQVHGMTPIEVSAMKDCIELLSDSVYELKRSIEEMNRPGSKDHKLIMSDIQTWVSSAMTDEDTCSEGFVNDPKMKNVVRGKIVNVAHITSNALALINSYASLHE
- the LOC122588350 gene encoding F-box protein At5g18160-like; this encodes MAGSSMPIEIQEEIIKRIPDVKSLVRFRSVSKAWKSVIDSPSFVNDHTRQCQHHPRHQLVTYGRWKSLVHDYIYSSAVVDDDDSFCQQEVMRPTILYPAPADGSIQRSSSSHGLVCVYPFIERCWETTATAVIWNPAITRKPISIDVTIPSSLPHYNKGVVGFGVCPRTLDPKLVKITRDDHDYTIPWQVEVYTLSSGIWRSINHNLPPRTLGFHFEHVVVDHGFIYWLSTYFDDEFQQELNMIMSFDVTTEEFVLVYLPDSLATYRLVDVVLSTRMDSLVVIEKPCYGVWKMEEHGVTRTFTKLFHIRTPAEETVLDRVHGFRNNGEPIIEVINHQLQNRGLYAYEPLLGRTIKFTGIDIDKEEELIKCVTSYTETLLLFDQ